TTCCATAAGTTATTCAAAATAATTCCTCAACTTTCTTTATTAATTAGCTGCTGGTTGATTAGCAATTGCTTGATTCATCAACTCTTGTCTTTCATCTTCTGTGATGCCATTTAGTGCAGTATTCATATCTTCTAGTAAAGGTTCCTCTTTACGAATACCGATTGCAATAGTGGTTTCTTCAGGGTCCGTTTCAAATCCATCTTCAAACTCTACAAATGTAAATGCATCATTTGCTTCTGATGCACTAATTGCTTCTGGGTATTCTGAAATGTATCCATCGATGGTACCAGATTGTAATGCAACACGCATGGAGGAGAAACTTTCCATCGCTGTATCTTTTTCAATATCTGGAATTTGATCAATCATATTATAGTGAAATGTATTGAGTTGAGCTGTAATTTTTGCTCCGGAAAAATCTTCTAACGACGTTGCACTTGCAAATTCACTTCCACTTGCTACAACTATAACTAATTGTGATTCTAAATAAGGATCACTGAAACTAATAGTCTCTTTACGATCTTCGGTTGGGGACATTCCTGCAATGATTGCATCAATTTTATTAGCTTGAAGTGCTGGAACTAATCCATCCCATTCTGTTTTTAAAATAACTAATTCTTTGTCTAAACTCTCTGCTATTTTTTTAGCAATTTCAACATCATAACCACCAGCAAATTCATTTGTTCCCTCAATTGGAACAGCACCATTACTTTCATCTGTTTGTGTCCAGTTGTAAGGGGCATATGCGGCTTCCATTCCTACTACAAGCTCATCCTCACTCGAACCTGAACCACATGCTGCCAATAGTGTTGTTGCTCCCAAAAATAATGCTGCTTTTTTCCAAATATTTCTCATCTTTATATTCCCCTTTTCCTTTTATCTATTTTAAAAAAGAATATAAAAAAACCGTGAGCAAAAGGCTCACGATTGAGAATCGTCCTTTTGCCCCAACATGAATAGCTCACCATAGGTAAAATGGGCATTTTACCTTGATAGTTCTATGTCTTTTCAACATAGCCCCAATATCAATTGTATTGATACTTCGGCGAATTCCCCTTTCGTTTCCTACTAATGGTTTTCGCAGCCTCTAATTCATGTCGTTGTTTTATTCTTTTTATCACTATACTTTATAAAAAAAGAGATGTCAAACCTTTTCTCATTATAAATTCATTTGTTTATAGCCTTAATTTCATCATTCTAATCATAAACATTTAAAAATTTGGTAGAATAATTGATTTCCTTTACAATATAGGTATAGAGTCGCTGTCTATTATTAAGGAGGAGAACAAATGATTCCTAAAATTATTCATTACTGCTGGTTTGGTGGGAATCCACTAGGAGAAACTGAGAGAGAAGTTATGGCTAGCTGGGAAAAATTTTGTCCAGACTATAAGATAATGGTTTGGAATGAGGAAACCTTTGATGTTGAAAATATGGGTGACTATGTAAAAGAGGCTTATGCAGAAGAAAAATGGGCCTTCGTTTCTGATGTAGCTCGTTTGTATGCCTTGAAAGAACATGGTGGTATTTATATGGATACGGATATGGAAGTCATTCGGCCTTTGGATGATTTATTAACATTAGAGGCATTTATGGGCTTTGAGGTAGAAACGACCATTTCTACTGCAATGATTGCAGCAGTCCCCCATCATCCAACTATAGAAATGCTTTTCTCTGATTATGATGAACGCAATTTTAAAAATGAAGATGGCACTTTAAATGAAAAAACAAATGTAATTAGAATTACAGAAATTTTACAAGAGCATGGATTAGAGTTAAATAATGAAAAACAAGAAATATTAGGAATAACTATTTTCCCTAGAGTTTATTTTTCACCTAAAAGCTACTGGACTCGTGAAATTAATGATACAGATGAAACCTACTCCATTCATCACTATACAGGTTCCTGGTTGTAAAAAAGAGAGAAGACAGTATTTTTTCTGTCTTCTCTCTTTTTTATAAGTAATCTTTTTTCTTTAACCAATAAATCGTACCAATACTTAATAGAATGGAGATAATCACTAAAATGATAAAAGCAAATGGACTTCTATCAATAGGTAACCCAACATTCATTCCCCAAAAAGCCCCAATAATTGTTGGAATCGTTAGTACGATTGTTAAAGAAGTTAAGAATTTCATGATATTATTTAAATTATTTGCGATTACACTCGAGAAGACCTCACTTAATTGGTCGATCATTTGATTGGCCTCATGAACCATCACTTCTGCTTGATTAGATAGTATTTTTATATCGTGCAGGAGACTTTTTCCATTTACATCATCTGAATATATATCGCTCTCTATCAGACTACGAATAATTATATGATTCTTACTAATTCCCGTATTAAAATAAACTAAATTTTTATGAATGGCGATTAATTGATAGAAAGCCTCATTTTTTGTAGTTGATACAATATTTTTTTCCATTTCTTCTCTTGTATGATCAATTTCAGCAATATCTAGTATAAATGAATGAGTTAACTCCCATAAAATATCTAAAACAATATGGTTTCCTCTTAAAATATTAGAATGTAATTTTGATTTATTCTCATAAATATCTTTCAAAAAAAGAGGTGTTTCCGAACTGATTGTAAAAATTTGATTATCAGAGACAATAATAGCTAATGGTAGTGTTTGATATTCTCGATAATTCTCCAATTGCTTTTTTACTTTTGAATATAAAACAATTAAAAGGTGGAATTTTTCTCCTTTTTCATTTTGATACAGTTCTTGTCTAGGAACTTCATAACGATCTAAAACATCAATAATAAAATCAGAAGGAATTTCGTGTTCTTTTTTCAAAAAATAGATCTCTTCAGGTGATGGATTAGAAAAATGCAGCCATTTTGCTCGTTCCCAGTTATCTGTTTTCGTGTAGGTACGATTTTCATTTAACTGAATAGCTATCACGATCTTCACTTCACTCTCTACATTTATTATTCATTAATTAGAAATGTTTCTAGTGTATAGGATAATTCAGTATAGGCATCATTTGTATACCAATGTTTTCCATTTCCTAAACAGGAACAGTAATACTGAATACCATTTTCAATGAGTGTTTTTCGAAAGTGTACATGTCCCATTATACTATGCTTAATAGGATATTTTTCGTAGAGACTATAGTAGCTTTTGGCTCCTAGAAAAGCATTATAATAATCATAAATACGATTGGGTAGTGGTACAACAAACTGAGGGTGTGTAACTACATGAGTCATTAGAATGATTTCCCTATCCCCCACTAGCTGAATATCGTTTTCGATTTGATCTAACATCTGCTGAGCTACAACTTGATCTGGCTCGTTCCAGTGAACAAATAATCGATCATTCCAACCTCCTACCTTCAATTTTTTATTTTCAAACTCCACCGTCGAATACTTGTCACTAGCAAAGCCATAATCATACCACCCAGGGTTGCCTACAATTGCCGTTTGATCATTTATAATAAATGGATTTCTTACTGGGGATTCTTCTCTATCTTGAAAGGCTTTGTATATTTCTTTTGTATTTGTTTCACCATTTCGAATCGACCAAAAATCATGATTTCCTGGTACAAACAAAATCTCAGATACATCATGTTCTGCCATCTGATCTAGAAATTTCAAAGAATCATGGTAGTCCGAACTAATATCTCCTGCTAACAAAAGTAAATCGATTTCATTATTATATAATAGGTCCGCAAGAAGCCGATCATATTTTTGGCCTATTTCTAATTTCTTTTCGTTCATATCAATATGCAAATCAGATAAAACTCCTATTTTCAAACGGCTCTCCTACTTTCTATTTATTCATTTCATATTCTATTTTGAGTA
The Jeotgalibaca sp. MA1X17-3 genome window above contains:
- a CDS encoding glycosyltransferase family 32 protein, whose translation is MIPKIIHYCWFGGNPLGETEREVMASWEKFCPDYKIMVWNEETFDVENMGDYVKEAYAEEKWAFVSDVARLYALKEHGGIYMDTDMEVIRPLDDLLTLEAFMGFEVETTISTAMIAAVPHHPTIEMLFSDYDERNFKNEDGTLNEKTNVIRITEILQEHGLELNNEKQEILGITIFPRVYFSPKSYWTREINDTDETYSIHHYTGSWL
- a CDS encoding metallophosphoesterase; amino-acid sequence: MKIGVLSDLHIDMNEKKLEIGQKYDRLLADLLYNNEIDLLLLAGDISSDYHDSLKFLDQMAEHDVSEILFVPGNHDFWSIRNGETNTKEIYKAFQDREESPVRNPFIINDQTAIVGNPGWYDYGFASDKYSTVEFENKKLKVGGWNDRLFVHWNEPDQVVAQQMLDQIENDIQLVGDREIILMTHVVTHPQFVVPLPNRIYDYYNAFLGAKSYYSLYEKYPIKHSIMGHVHFRKTLIENGIQYYCSCLGNGKHWYTNDAYTELSYTLETFLINE
- a CDS encoding magnesium transporter CorA family protein, whose translation is MKIVIAIQLNENRTYTKTDNWERAKWLHFSNPSPEEIYFLKKEHEIPSDFIIDVLDRYEVPRQELYQNEKGEKFHLLIVLYSKVKKQLENYREYQTLPLAIIVSDNQIFTISSETPLFLKDIYENKSKLHSNILRGNHIVLDILWELTHSFILDIAEIDHTREEMEKNIVSTTKNEAFYQLIAIHKNLVYFNTGISKNHIIIRSLIESDIYSDDVNGKSLLHDIKILSNQAEVMVHEANQMIDQLSEVFSSVIANNLNNIMKFLTSLTIVLTIPTIIGAFWGMNVGLPIDRSPFAFIILVIISILLSIGTIYWLKKKDYL